A genomic segment from Coccinella septempunctata chromosome 3, icCocSept1.1, whole genome shotgun sequence encodes:
- the LOC123309673 gene encoding uncharacterized protein LOC123309673, whose product MLVIYNGQCYDKETLLSHLNRVVEQIQSVEDVNISEGHKGCCLAKNSCRRICDKCCTLRPKLEPAIHHCCEGHHHCCGDIAPISCDIKEICDREECSNCHNHAHPTICHHHPDRKCITVHEKPHILPANIANNPTCTCCRGCMKNTCVILPQISKNSEAKHTKCKQIPCITFPEDRTEKSSPCKAKGDNFKGNPFIINENKNRNRNNNQEKHQSVAHTSSPKKCTCENCQSVRSEDMKAFDLCACNKTNGLQDHCKLCHMPRGRLGYLKTNKQAS is encoded by the coding sequence ATGTTGGTGATCTACAACGGACAGTGTTACGATAAGGAAACTCTCTTATCCCATTTGAATAGAGTCGTAGAACAGATCCAATCAGTTGAAGACGTCAATATATCAGAGGGACACAAAGGGTGCTGTTTGGCGAAGAACTCTTGTCGTAGAATTTGCGACAAATGCTGTACATTGCGGCCCAAATTAGAACCAGCCATTCACCATTGTTGTGAAGGGCATCATCATTGTTGCGGTGATATTGCACCAATTAGCTGCGATATCAAAGAAATATGTGACAGAGAAGAATGTTCAAATTGTCACAATCACGCGCATCCCACAATATGTCATCATCACCCAGATCGAAAATGCATAACAGTTCACGAGAAACCACATATTCTGCCTGCAAATATTGCTAATAACCCAACGTGTACGTGCTGCAGGGGATGCATGAAAAACACCTGCGTAATCCTTCCACAAATTAGCAAAAATAGCGAAGCGAAACAcacaaaatgtaaacaaatcccTTGCATCACATTTCCAGAGGATAGAACTGAAAAATCTTCACCGTGCAAAGCCAAGGGGGACAACTTCAAAGGAAATCCATTCATTATTAACGAGAATAAGAACAGAAATAGAAACAATAATCAAGAGAAGCATCAGTCCGTAGCTCACACATCGTCACCGAAAAAATGTACCTGCGAAAATTGTCAAAGTGTTAGATCCGAAGACATGAAAGCTTTCGACTTATGTGCATGTAATAAGACCAATGGGTTGCAAGATCATTGTAAGCTTTGTCATATGCCTAGGGGCAGACTTGGGTATTTGAAAACTAATAAACAAGCATCATGA